One Arthrobacter sp. StoSoilB19 DNA window includes the following coding sequences:
- a CDS encoding BlaI/MecI/CopY family transcriptional regulator produces MASLGELERAVMDLLWAGQEAATANTLRDQLARTSAAQGGPGHEGKELAVTTVLTVLSRLEKKGLVERERGTRPHRYQAVSSRADHTAELMHEVLGSAPDREAVLARFIGSVSEGEAETLRKLLGHL; encoded by the coding sequence ATGGCTAGTCTTGGTGAACTGGAACGGGCAGTCATGGACCTGCTCTGGGCGGGCCAGGAAGCGGCTACGGCCAATACCCTGAGGGATCAGCTGGCGCGCACGTCCGCGGCGCAGGGCGGACCGGGCCACGAAGGCAAGGAACTGGCCGTCACCACGGTGCTCACCGTACTCTCCCGCCTGGAAAAGAAGGGGCTGGTGGAACGCGAACGCGGAACCCGCCCGCACCGGTACCAGGCCGTGTCCAGCCGCGCGGACCACACCGCCGAACTCATGCATGAGGTCCTCGGATCAGCCCCGGACCGCGAGGCCGTCCTGGCCCGCTTCATCGGGTCCGTTTCCGAAGGTGAAGCCGAGACGCTGCGTAAACTGCTGGGCCACCTCTAG
- a CDS encoding M56 family metallopeptidase, which translates to MFWASYLLAVLAIILAWPVPILLSRAQWPARSPFTAMLLWQAIALAGGLSMIGAMLVYGLEPIGDNLIAGLRALAGMVLFNAPTTALGFWHIFALSTAALLTAHLVFTLLLTYYKIQRQRRRHRELLALLASPSAQDAGTLVISHDSPVAYCLPGGARSVTVLSDGLMAALEPDELRAVLIHENAHLSQRHHLLLWAFAAWRQALPWLPTTRLAQESVNSLIEMLADDVALRTESKATLIKAIAIVASGSTGNAGAGDIRPSSPSLALSGLESASGGPGSDAVRTAASRVSRLLTPQPQLPAAVRSAVLAGSVLLLALPTALLVVPGLLG; encoded by the coding sequence ATGTTCTGGGCCTCATACCTGCTGGCGGTCCTGGCGATAATCCTGGCCTGGCCGGTGCCAATTCTCCTGTCACGGGCCCAATGGCCGGCAAGGTCGCCGTTCACGGCCATGCTGCTGTGGCAGGCGATCGCGCTCGCGGGTGGACTCTCCATGATCGGCGCCATGCTGGTCTATGGCCTGGAACCAATCGGTGACAACCTCATCGCAGGGCTTCGCGCGCTGGCGGGAATGGTGCTGTTCAATGCCCCCACCACGGCGTTGGGCTTTTGGCATATCTTCGCACTGTCCACTGCTGCCCTGCTGACGGCCCACCTGGTGTTCACGCTGCTGCTGACGTACTACAAGATCCAGCGGCAGCGGCGCCGGCACCGTGAACTGCTCGCACTGTTGGCCTCCCCATCGGCCCAGGATGCCGGGACGCTGGTGATCAGCCACGACTCCCCCGTCGCGTACTGCCTCCCGGGGGGCGCCCGCTCCGTGACCGTGCTGTCGGACGGCCTGATGGCCGCCCTCGAACCGGACGAGCTGCGGGCCGTCCTGATTCACGAGAACGCGCACCTCAGCCAGCGGCACCACCTGCTGCTCTGGGCCTTTGCCGCCTGGCGGCAGGCCCTCCCGTGGCTGCCCACCACCCGGCTTGCACAGGAATCGGTCAACTCCCTGATCGAGATGCTGGCCGACGACGTCGCACTGCGGACGGAGAGCAAGGCCACCCTCATCAAGGCGATAGCCATCGTTGCCAGCGGGTCGACCGGAAACGCGGGCGCCGGCGACATCCGCCCGTCCTCGCCCTCGTTGGCCCTGTCCGGGCTGGAGTCGGCGTCGGGCGGACCGGGCTCGGACGCGGTCAGGACCGCGGCCTCCCGGGTCAGCCGCCTCCTGACCCCCCAGCCCCAGCTTCCTGCGGCCGTCCGCAGCGCCGTGTTGGCCGGGTCCGTCCTGCTGCTGGCGCTGCCCACGGCACTGCTGGTGGTTCCGGGGCTGCTGGGCTGA
- a CDS encoding cytochrome ubiquinol oxidase subunit I, with protein MDALEIARWQFGITTVYHFMMVPLTIGLGLVVAVIQTAWYRTGKPEYLRMTKFWGKLFLINFIMGVATGIVQEFQFGMAWSEYSRFVGDVFGAPLALEALLAFFVESTFLGLWIFGWKQLKPAIHLACLWVAVIGSALSAYFIIVANSWMQHPVGVEMINGRPVMTDAWAVFTNNTALVAVPHTLFGALAVAGGFLLGIAWYHLWRRRHDGVDTVGADGKVIPGEDVRIPGRDRTDHSVWIRSLRIGAVVAMISFAGTAVTGDLQGKLMFQQQPMKMAAAEAACHDGTGFSVLSVGNVGSRNCDDVVAVIEVPGILSFLAKGDFTTEVKGVNSLLPEYKANYGTNLPDNPIYGERAGQEIEYVPVMEVTYWGFRMMIGFGGLAALAALVALWLTRKGTVPESHWMMRLAVFGILAPFGANAAGWIFTEMGRQPFVVAPNPDPSGIDQVFMFTAAAVSPGVSAGELIASLVALTAVYAVLLVVEVKLLVKYIRGGVVSAMPELVHAPVDENEDATPGPGGPGDAKHADDVLAFAY; from the coding sequence ATGGACGCCTTGGAAATCGCACGCTGGCAATTCGGCATCACCACCGTCTACCACTTCATGATGGTGCCGCTGACCATTGGCCTGGGCCTGGTGGTGGCCGTCATCCAGACCGCCTGGTACCGCACCGGCAAACCCGAGTACCTGCGCATGACCAAGTTCTGGGGAAAGCTGTTCCTCATCAACTTCATCATGGGCGTGGCCACCGGAATCGTGCAGGAATTCCAGTTCGGCATGGCCTGGAGCGAGTACAGCCGGTTCGTGGGTGACGTCTTCGGAGCCCCGCTGGCCCTCGAGGCCCTCCTTGCCTTCTTCGTCGAGTCCACCTTCCTGGGACTGTGGATCTTTGGCTGGAAGCAGCTAAAGCCCGCCATCCACCTTGCCTGCCTCTGGGTGGCCGTTATTGGATCGGCCCTCTCCGCCTACTTCATCATCGTGGCCAACAGCTGGATGCAGCACCCAGTAGGGGTGGAAATGATCAACGGCCGGCCCGTCATGACCGACGCGTGGGCCGTCTTCACCAACAACACCGCGCTCGTGGCCGTCCCGCACACCCTGTTCGGCGCCCTGGCCGTGGCCGGCGGCTTCCTCCTGGGCATCGCCTGGTACCATCTGTGGCGGAGGCGGCACGACGGCGTTGACACGGTGGGTGCCGACGGCAAGGTCATCCCCGGTGAAGACGTCCGCATCCCCGGCCGTGACCGTACAGACCACAGCGTATGGATCCGGTCCTTGCGGATCGGCGCCGTGGTGGCCATGATCTCCTTCGCCGGCACCGCGGTCACCGGCGACCTGCAGGGCAAGCTGATGTTCCAGCAGCAGCCCATGAAGATGGCCGCCGCGGAGGCGGCCTGCCACGACGGCACCGGTTTCTCCGTCCTGAGCGTCGGAAACGTGGGGTCCAGGAACTGCGACGACGTCGTGGCCGTCATCGAGGTTCCGGGCATCCTGTCCTTCCTTGCCAAGGGCGACTTCACCACCGAGGTCAAGGGCGTCAACAGCCTGCTGCCCGAGTACAAGGCCAACTACGGGACCAACCTGCCGGACAACCCCATCTACGGTGAGCGGGCCGGCCAGGAAATCGAATACGTGCCCGTCATGGAAGTCACCTACTGGGGATTCCGGATGATGATCGGATTTGGCGGACTCGCCGCCCTGGCAGCATTGGTGGCGCTGTGGCTCACCCGCAAGGGGACCGTGCCGGAGTCGCACTGGATGATGCGGCTGGCAGTCTTTGGCATCCTGGCCCCCTTCGGCGCCAATGCCGCCGGCTGGATCTTCACCGAGATGGGCCGCCAGCCGTTCGTCGTGGCGCCCAACCCGGATCCCAGCGGCATCGACCAGGTGTTCATGTTTACCGCCGCCGCCGTGTCGCCGGGTGTCTCCGCAGGGGAACTGATCGCCTCGCTGGTGGCCCTGACGGCCGTCTACGCAGTCCTGCTGGTGGTGGAGGTGAAGCTGCTGGTCAAGTACATCCGCGGCGGCGTGGTCTCCGCAATGCCCGAACTGGTCCACGCGCCGGTGGACGAGAACGAGGACGCCACCCCGGGACCCGGCGGCCCCGGGGACGCGAAACACGCAGACGACGTCCTGGCCTTCGCCTACTAG
- the cydD gene encoding thiol reductant ABC exporter subunit CydD — MRPTFPAGPATRSAIYWLGVLAALKALSLVLIGQAVASVLAGLVAGNPGWATQLAAGLAGVVLRSLSVWGQAVAGRRAALGVKEELRAELLGRALRTGVRSSGPGDGGLAVLATRGLDALDSYYTQFLPALVNCAAVPLLLGARILFADWVSALVIVLTVPLIPLFMVLIGRYTEDSVRQAQSSLARLSAHMLELAKGLPVLVGLGRATAQRKALEEISEEYRSRTMGTLRTAFLSALALELIATISVAVVAVFIGVRLVHGDMPLEAGLLALLLAPDCYLPLRELGTAHHASDDGRVALAETAAVTGAAEAIPLPAARAGRPGAPLEVTGLTVTYAGRSGAAVGPLTFTAPQDRITALDGPSGAGKSTVLGVLAGTIGAGDGTGITGSISGLDRSSVAWVPQHPVMVAGTVLEEVLLYLSPDPTHGPDRFTGEETARRCLERAGAAHLAAKHQAELSPGELRRVALARGLARIEAGATLLLLDEPTAHLDDASALIVEEAIRRLRGQATVILVAHNQRTRRLADLLAPVVPAVRAAAARHHNGGATGILPGPGRSGSTQPGSADAASAGNVSARVDDAAEAGTSGSVRSAASVQPAANVQAAPSVRAAPGAARLLAALLAPVRGRFAAAAVVGTLAAVFAVALSGLSGWLIIRASEQPPILYLLTAIVGVRFFGIGRAVFRYWERLLLHDAVFAALTRLRGRLWESLSRRALSLRRLLQGGNVLGTVIDDVDTVRDLLPRVVLPPLTALAVSVLAVAATGVLVPAALPAVAGAAISGLLLAPAAALWGDRKSANAEQSLRSGVLRRVTAALDARAELHANGVAARVLEALLAEDRDATRASQRSAWADGLGHAVATAACGTAALAAAWLAAPGVLAAQVAPATAAVVVLLLLALVEPYAAMTTAVRQFPALRAVMRRVGESGALDGRLDVSAGMQSVPGRAGGTPGLELVDLAAAWPGDVPVFSGVFAVAGPGRWLAVTGPSGSGKSTLLSVLLGFLPPAAGRALVTGRAAWCPQEAHLFDSTIRGNLMLGRPSGKGAPTLADDELESVLAAVGLAGLVARLPAGLDTRIGPGGAFLSGGERQRLAVARTLLTGAEVILLDEPTAHLDAESAAAMLADLRTGLRDRTVVLVTHNPADIKAGDARLDLSAFAGQPRESLAASH, encoded by the coding sequence GTGCGGCCAACCTTTCCCGCCGGTCCGGCCACCCGTTCAGCAATCTACTGGCTGGGCGTCCTGGCCGCGCTCAAGGCGCTTTCCCTGGTGCTGATCGGCCAGGCCGTGGCCTCCGTCCTGGCCGGACTCGTGGCCGGAAACCCGGGCTGGGCAACCCAGCTCGCCGCCGGGCTCGCCGGCGTCGTCCTCCGCTCCCTGAGCGTCTGGGGCCAGGCCGTCGCGGGCCGCCGGGCGGCGCTGGGGGTCAAGGAAGAACTCCGGGCAGAACTGCTGGGGCGTGCCCTGCGCACGGGCGTCCGGTCCTCCGGGCCGGGTGACGGCGGCCTGGCGGTGCTGGCCACCCGCGGCCTGGACGCCCTGGACAGCTACTACACCCAGTTCCTTCCCGCGCTGGTCAACTGCGCCGCCGTGCCGCTGCTGCTGGGGGCACGGATCCTCTTCGCGGACTGGGTGAGCGCGCTGGTCATTGTGCTCACGGTGCCCCTGATCCCGCTGTTCATGGTGCTGATCGGCCGGTACACCGAGGACAGCGTCCGCCAGGCCCAGTCGTCGCTGGCCCGGCTGTCCGCACACATGCTGGAGCTCGCCAAGGGCCTGCCGGTCCTGGTCGGACTGGGCAGGGCAACCGCCCAGCGCAAGGCCCTCGAAGAAATCTCCGAAGAGTACCGCTCCCGCACCATGGGCACCCTGCGGACCGCGTTCCTGTCCGCCCTGGCCCTGGAACTCATCGCCACTATCTCAGTCGCCGTGGTGGCGGTCTTCATCGGCGTCCGGCTGGTCCACGGCGACATGCCGCTGGAGGCCGGCCTGCTGGCGCTGCTCCTGGCACCGGACTGCTACCTTCCGCTGCGGGAACTGGGCACCGCCCACCACGCCAGCGACGACGGCCGGGTGGCACTCGCGGAAACAGCCGCCGTGACCGGCGCGGCCGAAGCGATACCCCTGCCGGCGGCCAGGGCCGGCAGGCCCGGTGCCCCACTCGAGGTCACCGGACTCACGGTGACCTACGCCGGCCGGTCCGGAGCCGCCGTCGGCCCCCTCACCTTCACCGCCCCCCAGGATCGGATCACCGCCCTGGACGGACCCAGCGGTGCCGGCAAGAGCACTGTCCTGGGCGTACTGGCCGGAACCATCGGCGCCGGTGACGGGACGGGCATCACCGGATCCATTAGCGGCCTGGACCGCAGTTCCGTAGCCTGGGTGCCGCAGCATCCCGTCATGGTGGCCGGAACCGTGCTGGAGGAGGTGCTGCTGTACCTCTCGCCGGACCCCACCCATGGCCCCGACCGCTTTACCGGCGAAGAGACTGCCCGCCGCTGCCTGGAGAGGGCCGGAGCCGCCCACCTGGCAGCGAAGCACCAGGCGGAGCTGAGCCCGGGCGAGCTGCGCCGCGTGGCACTGGCCCGCGGACTGGCCAGGATCGAGGCCGGTGCCACCCTACTGCTGCTGGACGAGCCCACGGCACACCTGGATGACGCCTCCGCACTCATTGTGGAGGAGGCCATCCGGCGGCTCCGCGGCCAGGCCACCGTGATCCTGGTGGCCCACAACCAGCGCACCCGCCGGCTCGCAGACCTGCTGGCGCCCGTCGTGCCGGCGGTCCGGGCCGCGGCAGCACGGCACCACAACGGGGGTGCAACCGGCATCCTGCCCGGCCCCGGGAGAAGCGGCTCCACCCAACCCGGCTCCGCCGACGCCGCTTCCGCCGGCAATGTCAGCGCACGCGTTGACGACGCGGCGGAAGCCGGCACCAGCGGGTCCGTCAGGAGTGCCGCAAGCGTCCAGCCTGCCGCAAACGTCCAGGCTGCCCCAAGCGTTCGCGCTGCCCCAGGCGCGGCCCGCCTCCTGGCGGCCCTCCTGGCGCCGGTGCGGGGCAGGTTCGCCGCCGCTGCTGTCGTGGGCACCCTGGCGGCCGTCTTCGCCGTCGCGCTTTCCGGCCTTTCCGGCTGGCTCATCATCCGGGCCAGCGAGCAGCCGCCCATTCTCTACCTGCTGACGGCGATCGTCGGCGTCCGGTTCTTCGGCATCGGCCGGGCCGTTTTCCGCTACTGGGAGCGGCTGCTGCTGCATGATGCCGTCTTCGCCGCGCTCACCCGCCTGCGCGGCCGGCTCTGGGAATCTCTGAGCCGCAGGGCGCTGTCGCTGCGCCGGCTCCTGCAGGGCGGCAACGTGCTGGGGACGGTCATCGACGATGTGGACACGGTCCGCGACCTCCTTCCACGCGTGGTCCTGCCACCCCTCACGGCGCTCGCGGTTTCCGTCCTGGCCGTGGCTGCCACCGGCGTGCTGGTGCCGGCGGCCCTTCCCGCAGTGGCCGGCGCGGCCATCAGCGGCCTGCTGCTGGCACCCGCGGCCGCCCTGTGGGGAGACCGCAAATCCGCCAACGCCGAGCAGTCCCTGCGCTCCGGGGTCCTGCGCCGCGTGACGGCAGCCCTGGACGCCAGGGCGGAACTGCACGCAAACGGCGTGGCAGCCCGTGTGCTTGAGGCGCTGCTGGCGGAGGACCGCGACGCCACGCGCGCATCCCAGCGCTCAGCCTGGGCCGACGGGCTGGGACACGCTGTTGCCACCGCCGCCTGCGGCACCGCCGCACTGGCCGCCGCATGGCTGGCGGCTCCCGGGGTCCTTGCGGCCCAGGTTGCCCCGGCCACGGCAGCCGTGGTGGTCCTCCTGCTGCTGGCACTGGTGGAACCCTACGCAGCGATGACGACGGCGGTCCGCCAGTTCCCCGCGCTCCGTGCCGTGATGCGCCGGGTGGGGGAGTCGGGCGCCCTTGACGGCCGCCTCGACGTGTCTGCTGGGATGCAGTCCGTTCCCGGCCGCGCCGGCGGCACTCCGGGCCTTGAACTGGTGGACCTGGCCGCGGCCTGGCCCGGAGACGTCCCGGTCTTCTCCGGCGTGTTCGCGGTGGCGGGTCCCGGGCGCTGGCTGGCGGTCACCGGACCATCGGGGTCGGGAAAGTCCACCCTGCTCTCGGTGCTGCTTGGCTTCCTGCCGCCGGCCGCGGGACGGGCGCTGGTCACCGGCCGGGCGGCGTGGTGTCCGCAGGAGGCACACCTGTTCGACTCCACCATCCGCGGCAACCTCATGCTGGGCCGGCCGTCCGGGAAGGGTGCACCAACCCTGGCGGACGACGAGCTGGAGTCTGTCCTGGCCGCCGTCGGACTTGCCGGCCTGGTGGCCCGGCTGCCGGCGGGCCTGGACACCCGGATCGGTCCCGGCGGTGCCTTCCTGAGCGGCGGCGAGCGCCAGCGGCTGGCCGTGGCGAGGACCCTGCTGACCGGTGCGGAGGTGATCCTGCTGGATGAGCCCACTGCCCACCTGGACGCCGAATCGGCGGCAGCCATGCTGGCGGACCTTCGCACGGGACTCCGGGACCGCACCGTGGTGCTGGTTACCCACAATCCCGCTGACATCAAGGCCGGCGACGCCAGGCTGGATCTTTCGGCCTTCGCCGGACAACCCCGGGAATCGTTGGCCGCTTCCCACTAA
- a CDS encoding DNA topoisomerase IV subunit B, with protein sequence MAPSSEYTARHLSVLEGLEAVRKRPGMYIGSTDSRGLMHCLWEIIDNSVDEALAGFGHDIRIILHADNSVEIHDDGRGIPIDKEPKTGLTGVEVVFTKLHAGGKFGGGSYTASGGLHGVGASVVNALSSRLDVEVDRGGKTYRMSFRRGEPGRFKDTGSRPDPAAPFTPFVDDSVLDIVGKAKRGVTGTRIRYWADRQIFTPDAKFSYEDLAARARQTSFLVPGLKLTVRDERKLPGTPGEAGPHEEVFHHDGGISEFAEFLAADPAVTDVWRLHGSGKFKETVPVLDERGHSQLAEVERDCEVDVALRWGIGYDSTVRSFVNIIATPKGGTHQSGFEQALVKTFRKAVETNARKLKAGNDKIEKDDIFAGLTAVLTVRLAEPQFEGQTKEILGTSAVRAIVARVVEREISAKLSSSNRNDKTQSALLLEKIVNEMKSRISARVHKETQRRKNALETSSMPTKLADCRTDDVERSELFIVEGDSALGTAKLARSSDFQALLPIRGKILNVQKASVGDMLSNAECAALIQVVGAGSGRSFDINAARYGKVILMTDADVDGAHIRTLLLTLFFRYMRPMIVEGRVFAAVPPLHRVEVINAGQKANEMIYTYSEAELHVLLARLAKEGKRYKEPIQRYKGLGEMDAEQLAETTMDPRHRTLRKVGIENAQQAEEIFDLLMGSDVSPRKDFIIAGASSLDRERIDA encoded by the coding sequence GTGGCACCAAGCTCTGAGTACACCGCCCGGCACCTTTCCGTACTGGAGGGCCTTGAAGCCGTCCGCAAGCGTCCGGGCATGTACATCGGCTCAACGGACTCGCGCGGCCTCATGCACTGCCTCTGGGAGATCATCGACAACTCCGTGGACGAGGCGCTTGCCGGGTTCGGCCACGACATCCGCATCATCCTCCACGCGGACAACTCCGTGGAGATCCACGACGACGGCCGCGGCATCCCCATCGACAAGGAACCCAAGACGGGGCTCACCGGCGTCGAAGTGGTGTTCACCAAGCTGCACGCCGGCGGCAAGTTCGGCGGCGGCTCCTATACCGCCTCCGGCGGCCTGCACGGCGTTGGAGCGTCAGTGGTCAACGCCCTCTCGTCGCGCCTGGACGTCGAGGTGGACCGCGGCGGCAAGACCTACCGGATGTCCTTCCGGCGCGGCGAGCCCGGACGCTTCAAGGACACCGGGTCCCGCCCGGACCCCGCAGCGCCGTTCACTCCGTTCGTCGATGACTCGGTACTGGACATTGTGGGCAAGGCCAAGCGCGGAGTCACCGGGACCCGGATCCGCTACTGGGCGGACCGGCAGATCTTTACCCCGGATGCCAAGTTCTCCTACGAGGACCTTGCTGCCCGCGCACGCCAGACCTCCTTCCTGGTGCCCGGCCTCAAGCTCACCGTGCGGGATGAGCGCAAGCTCCCCGGAACCCCGGGGGAAGCCGGCCCGCACGAGGAGGTCTTCCACCACGACGGCGGCATCTCCGAATTCGCCGAGTTCCTGGCCGCGGACCCGGCCGTGACCGACGTGTGGCGGCTGCATGGATCAGGGAAGTTCAAGGAGACCGTCCCGGTCCTTGACGAACGGGGGCACAGCCAGCTGGCCGAGGTCGAACGTGACTGCGAAGTGGACGTTGCACTGCGCTGGGGCATCGGCTACGACAGCACCGTGCGAAGCTTCGTCAACATCATCGCCACCCCCAAGGGCGGCACGCACCAGTCAGGGTTTGAGCAGGCGCTGGTCAAGACTTTCCGGAAAGCCGTGGAAACCAATGCCCGCAAACTCAAGGCCGGCAACGACAAGATCGAAAAGGACGACATCTTCGCCGGCTTGACCGCGGTCCTGACCGTACGGCTCGCCGAACCACAGTTCGAGGGCCAAACCAAGGAGATCCTGGGCACCAGCGCCGTGCGCGCCATCGTGGCCCGGGTGGTGGAGCGGGAGATCTCCGCCAAACTGTCCTCCAGCAACCGGAACGACAAGACCCAGTCGGCCCTGCTGCTGGAAAAAATCGTCAACGAGATGAAGTCCCGCATCTCGGCCCGCGTGCACAAGGAGACCCAACGGCGCAAGAACGCGCTGGAAACGTCCTCGATGCCCACCAAGCTCGCTGACTGCCGGACGGACGACGTCGAACGTTCCGAACTGTTCATCGTGGAAGGCGACTCCGCGCTGGGCACCGCCAAGCTGGCCCGGTCCTCCGACTTCCAGGCCCTGCTGCCCATCCGCGGCAAGATCCTCAACGTGCAGAAGGCATCGGTGGGGGACATGCTCTCCAATGCCGAATGTGCAGCGCTCATCCAGGTGGTGGGCGCGGGGTCCGGCCGCAGCTTCGACATCAATGCCGCCCGGTACGGCAAGGTGATCCTCATGACTGACGCCGACGTTGACGGCGCCCACATCCGGACCCTGCTGCTGACCCTGTTCTTCCGCTACATGCGGCCCATGATCGTGGAGGGAAGGGTGTTTGCCGCGGTTCCGCCGCTGCACCGGGTGGAGGTCATCAACGCCGGCCAGAAGGCCAACGAGATGATCTACACCTACTCCGAGGCCGAACTGCACGTCCTGCTGGCCCGCCTGGCCAAGGAGGGCAAGCGGTACAAGGAGCCGATCCAGCGGTACAAGGGCCTTGGGGAGATGGACGCCGAGCAGCTGGCGGAGACCACTATGGACCCGCGGCACCGCACCCTGCGCAAGGTGGGGATCGAAAACGCGCAGCAGGCAGAGGAGATCTTCGACCTGCTGATGGGCTCCGACGTCTCCCCGCGCAAGGACTTCATCATCGCCGGCGCGTCCAGCCTGGACCGGGAGCGCATCGACGCCTGA
- the cydB gene encoding cytochrome d ubiquinol oxidase subunit II — MELLPTMWFIAIAVLWTGYLFLEGFDLGVGMLMKLFARDNTERRVLLNTIGPVWDGNEVWLLTAGGATFAAFPLWYASLFSALYLPLLVVLLALIFRAVAFEYRGKVDTDSWRNRWDWAIALGSFFAAFGVGAALALTTTGLPLNANGDREGGPMAWFSGYALLGGIAVVGFALLHALAFLALKTDGEVRHRARQWFVRLLPALLLPIAAWALAIQFMDGKPWTWAAVVLAVAAAVTAWLLARKGSEGRSFLALGAFLVLGTASIFGAVFPVVLPSTLDSAFDLTISNASSSDYTLGLMSIVAAFGLPLVIAYQAWTYWVFRRRVSAAHIPEAHSFLPAVAARAFTTKG; from the coding sequence ATGGAACTGCTTCCCACCATGTGGTTCATCGCCATCGCGGTGCTGTGGACCGGCTACCTCTTCCTGGAGGGCTTCGACCTGGGCGTGGGGATGCTGATGAAGCTCTTCGCCCGCGACAACACCGAGCGCCGGGTGCTGCTGAACACCATCGGACCCGTCTGGGACGGCAATGAGGTGTGGCTGCTGACCGCCGGCGGCGCCACCTTCGCAGCCTTCCCGCTCTGGTACGCGTCGCTGTTCTCCGCGCTCTATCTCCCGCTGCTGGTCGTCCTGCTGGCACTGATCTTCCGGGCGGTGGCGTTCGAATACCGCGGCAAGGTGGACACGGACAGCTGGCGGAACCGGTGGGACTGGGCCATCGCGCTGGGTTCCTTCTTTGCCGCCTTCGGTGTGGGCGCCGCACTGGCCCTCACCACCACCGGCCTTCCGCTGAACGCCAACGGCGACCGCGAAGGCGGCCCCATGGCCTGGTTCAGCGGCTACGCCCTGCTGGGCGGTATCGCCGTGGTGGGGTTCGCGCTGCTCCACGCGCTGGCGTTCCTCGCCCTCAAGACCGACGGGGAGGTACGGCACCGCGCCCGCCAGTGGTTCGTTCGGCTCCTGCCGGCCCTGCTCCTGCCTATCGCGGCGTGGGCCCTCGCCATCCAGTTCATGGACGGCAAACCCTGGACCTGGGCCGCCGTCGTCCTGGCCGTTGCTGCGGCCGTTACTGCCTGGCTGCTGGCCCGGAAGGGCTCCGAAGGCCGGTCCTTCCTGGCCCTGGGCGCCTTCCTGGTTCTGGGCACGGCGTCCATTTTCGGGGCCGTGTTCCCGGTGGTGCTGCCCTCCACGCTGGACAGCGCCTTTGACCTCACCATCTCCAACGCCTCCTCCTCGGACTACACCCTGGGACTGATGAGCATTGTGGCAGCCTTTGGCCTTCCCCTGGTGATCGCCTACCAGGCCTGGACCTACTGGGTCTTCCGCCGCCGCGTCAGCGCCGCCCACATCCCGGAAGCCCACAGCTTCCTCCCGGCGGTGGCCGCCAGGGCGTTCACCACCAAGGGCTGA
- a CDS encoding DinB family protein, with translation MPIVPDEKDWTWVLSRPCPECHFDASSATPATVPGSIESLIPRWLAVLRRPDAAQRPDDHTWSALEYACHVRDVFALFDQRLNLMLAEDDARFEDWDQDRTAIEKDYANADPAEVGRELAAEGHQAAESFAGVHEDDWGRKGLRSNGSQFTVLTLSQYFLHDVVHHLHDVSG, from the coding sequence ATGCCTATCGTTCCTGATGAAAAGGACTGGACCTGGGTCCTGTCCCGCCCCTGCCCGGAATGCCATTTCGACGCTTCCAGCGCCACCCCGGCAACGGTACCGGGAAGCATCGAAAGCCTGATCCCCCGGTGGCTCGCCGTCCTGCGCCGGCCGGACGCGGCGCAGCGCCCCGATGACCACACCTGGTCCGCGCTGGAGTACGCGTGCCATGTGCGGGACGTTTTCGCGCTGTTCGACCAGCGGCTGAACCTGATGCTGGCAGAGGATGACGCCCGCTTCGAGGATTGGGACCAGGACCGGACCGCCATCGAGAAGGACTACGCCAACGCCGATCCGGCCGAGGTGGGCCGCGAACTGGCGGCGGAAGGACACCAGGCCGCCGAGTCCTTCGCCGGAGTCCATGAGGACGACTGGGGACGCAAGGGGCTGCGCAGCAACGGCTCGCAGTTCACCGTCCTCACGTTGTCCCAGTACTTCCTGCACGACGTCGTCCACCACCTTCACGACGTCAGCGGCTAA